Proteins encoded in a region of the Streptomyces sp. NBC_00310 genome:
- a CDS encoding peroxidase family protein codes for MAETGQHDQRYERYDGGSPEAERLVFERLARELMEVQVRNRRAGGGGTARAFHAKAPLGVENARLRFHDDLPVALRVGFAQPGADYPAVVRLSNASGIRQGDGSPDLRGAAVRIQVAEGVSHDLLATSHPVSHASDAREFVAFAKAMAGARSPLQKAFGLFVKLPLAVGPATATRMRRNVRAATRRTVDSLANETYWSRGAILWGEAGPVRYLLRPVPGTPTAAAPDRRDPDFLHRELARRLGQADVAFDLCVQRYVDERRTPIEDAAVEWKDAVAPAVPVARLTIPAQELDGAEARAAARRIEDLTFNPWYTTDDFRPLGHINRARKAGYQASGAHRLGLRFVTAEPWRNRVLGRPVGAVFGLLNRVVPWHRLPLSLSLLNLVFLRRVLRKLNLIDTEVREAPPKAQPVPEPVPERLRTERSYDGTYNDLSAPGMGAVGAAFGRNLKPDYRPDTFDTPNPVTVSRQLLYRESFVPATSLNVLAAAWIQFQVHDWVNHRRYKTGDRSVEVPLPPGFDGDWRNVPGGPSERVMRFAENEGIEAPGRPPILFANSASHWWDGSEVYGEDERTARFLREPDGGSKLRLEDGHLPGSPNGIPLTGFNESWWMGLSSLHTLFAREHNAVCDALRAEYPSMSEEKVYHTARLVVSALIAKIHTVEWTPAILATEAIDLALHTNWSGPPRNWLNQLGLWLFEAHSLTGIPKTLPDHHAAPYSLTEDFTTVYRMHPLIPDDFELREHQFGRRLETVGFLDIQGGAAEAQIRKTGLANALYSFGIAHPGAITLHNFPRSLQRFERDGEIIDLSVVDLVRTRRRGVPRYNDFRAGLHRGRIRSFEELTENPETLARLKDVYRGVDEIDTVVGLFAENPPEGFGFSDTAFRIFILMASRRLQSDRFLTVDYRPEVYTPLGIDWVEKGGMNSVVLRHCPELAPLLPRGASAFAPWRTVRETSNGPASDGGSP; via the coding sequence ATGGCCGAGACCGGGCAGCACGATCAGCGGTACGAGCGGTACGACGGGGGCAGCCCCGAGGCCGAGCGGCTCGTGTTCGAGCGGTTGGCGCGGGAGCTGATGGAGGTCCAGGTCAGGAACCGGCGGGCCGGGGGCGGCGGGACCGCGCGGGCGTTCCACGCGAAGGCGCCGCTGGGCGTGGAGAACGCGCGGCTGCGCTTCCACGACGACCTCCCGGTGGCGCTGCGGGTCGGCTTCGCGCAGCCCGGCGCCGACTATCCGGCGGTGGTCCGGCTGTCCAACGCGAGCGGGATCCGGCAGGGCGACGGCTCGCCGGACCTGCGGGGCGCTGCGGTGCGGATCCAGGTGGCGGAGGGCGTGAGCCATGACCTGCTGGCCACCAGTCATCCGGTGTCGCACGCGAGCGACGCGCGGGAGTTCGTGGCGTTCGCCAAGGCCATGGCAGGGGCCCGGAGTCCGCTCCAGAAGGCCTTCGGGCTGTTCGTGAAGCTGCCGTTGGCGGTGGGGCCGGCGACGGCCACGCGGATGCGGCGCAATGTGCGGGCGGCCACCCGGCGGACCGTCGACTCCCTTGCCAACGAGACCTATTGGAGCCGCGGGGCCATTCTGTGGGGCGAGGCCGGGCCCGTGCGGTATCTGCTGCGGCCGGTGCCCGGTACGCCGACGGCGGCCGCGCCCGACCGCCGGGACCCGGACTTTCTGCACCGGGAGCTGGCGCGACGCCTCGGGCAGGCGGACGTGGCGTTCGATCTGTGTGTGCAGCGGTACGTGGACGAGCGGCGCACGCCCATCGAGGACGCGGCGGTGGAGTGGAAGGACGCGGTGGCGCCGGCGGTGCCGGTCGCCCGGCTCACCATCCCCGCCCAGGAGCTGGACGGCGCCGAGGCACGCGCGGCCGCGCGCCGGATCGAGGATCTGACCTTCAATCCCTGGTACACGACGGACGACTTCCGGCCATTGGGCCATATCAACCGGGCGCGGAAGGCCGGGTACCAGGCGAGTGGCGCCCACCGTCTCGGGCTGCGCTTCGTCACCGCGGAACCGTGGCGCAACAGGGTGCTCGGTCGTCCCGTGGGTGCCGTCTTCGGGCTGCTGAACCGTGTCGTGCCGTGGCACCGGCTGCCGTTGTCGCTCAGTCTGCTGAACCTGGTGTTCCTGCGGAGGGTGCTGCGCAAGCTGAACCTGATCGACACCGAGGTCCGCGAGGCGCCGCCGAAGGCCCAGCCCGTGCCGGAGCCGGTCCCGGAGCGGCTGCGCACGGAGCGGTCGTACGACGGGACGTACAACGATCTGTCGGCCCCGGGGATGGGCGCGGTGGGAGCCGCCTTCGGGCGGAACCTGAAGCCGGACTACCGGCCGGACACCTTCGACACACCGAACCCGGTCACGGTCAGCAGGCAGCTGCTGTACCGGGAGAGTTTCGTGCCGGCGACCTCGCTGAACGTGCTGGCGGCGGCGTGGATCCAGTTCCAGGTGCACGACTGGGTGAACCACCGGCGGTACAAGACCGGTGACCGAAGCGTGGAGGTGCCGCTACCGCCCGGCTTCGACGGTGACTGGCGGAACGTGCCGGGCGGGCCGTCGGAACGGGTGATGCGGTTCGCGGAGAACGAGGGCATCGAGGCGCCGGGCCGCCCGCCGATCCTGTTCGCCAACTCCGCCTCGCACTGGTGGGACGGCTCCGAGGTGTACGGCGAGGACGAGCGGACCGCGCGCTTCCTGCGCGAGCCGGACGGCGGCTCGAAACTCCGTCTGGAGGACGGCCACCTGCCGGGCAGCCCGAACGGCATTCCGCTCACCGGATTCAACGAGAGCTGGTGGATGGGGCTCAGCTCGCTGCACACGCTGTTCGCGCGGGAGCACAACGCGGTGTGCGACGCGCTGCGTGCCGAGTACCCGTCGATGAGCGAGGAGAAGGTCTACCACACGGCCCGGCTCGTGGTGTCGGCGCTGATCGCGAAGATCCACACCGTGGAGTGGACGCCGGCGATCCTCGCCACCGAGGCGATCGATCTGGCGCTGCACACCAACTGGTCCGGCCCGCCCAGGAACTGGCTCAACCAGCTGGGTCTGTGGCTGTTCGAGGCGCACTCGCTGACCGGCATCCCGAAGACGCTGCCGGACCACCACGCGGCGCCGTACTCGCTGACCGAGGACTTCACGACCGTCTACCGCATGCATCCGCTGATCCCGGACGACTTCGAGCTGCGGGAGCACCAGTTCGGGCGGCGGCTGGAGACGGTGGGCTTCCTGGACATCCAGGGCGGGGCGGCCGAGGCACAGATCCGCAAGACGGGCCTCGCGAACGCCCTGTACTCGTTCGGCATCGCCCACCCGGGTGCGATCACGCTGCACAACTTCCCGCGCTCGCTGCAGCGCTTCGAGCGCGACGGGGAGATCATCGACCTGTCGGTCGTCGACCTCGTCCGGACGCGCCGGCGCGGGGTGCCGCGCTACAACGACTTCCGGGCCGGACTGCACCGGGGGCGGATCCGTTCCTTCGAGGAGCTGACGGAGAACCCGGAGACGCTGGCGCGGCTGAAGGACGTCTACCGCGGCGTCGACGAGATCGACACGGTGGTCGGGCTGTTCGCGGAGAACCCGCCGGAGGGCTTCGGGTTCAGCGACACCGCGTTCCGCATCTTCATCCTGATGGCCAGCCGACGGCTGCAGAGCGACCGCTTCCTGACCGTCGACTACCGGCCGGAGGTCTACACACCGCTCGGCATCGACTGGGTCGAGAAGGGCGGCATGAACTCCGTGGTCCTGCGCCACTGCCCGGAGTTGGCGCCTCTCCTGCCGCGCGGGGCGAGCGCGTTCGCGCCGTGGCGGACGGTTCGGGAGACGAGCAACGGCCCTGCGAGCGACGGCGGTTCACCATGA
- the gnd gene encoding phosphogluconate dehydrogenase (NAD(+)-dependent, decarboxylating) — protein MQLGLIGLGKMGGNMRERIRRAGHTVVGYDRNPDVSDVGSLAELVERLDGPRTVWVMVPAGGPTQSVVDELAELLSPGDTVVDGGNSRWTDDEKHAAELGAKGIGFVDAGVSGGVWGLENGYALMVGGDKEHVERLQPIFEALKPEGPYGYVHAGKVGAGHFSKMVHNGIEYAMMQAYAEGWELLEKVDSVTDVREVFRSWQDGTVIRSWLLDLAVNALDQDEHLEKLRGYAEDSGEGRWTVEAAIDNSVPLPAITASLFTRFASRQDDSPQMKMIAALRNQFGGHAVESTK, from the coding sequence ATGCAGCTGGGCCTGATCGGTCTCGGCAAGATGGGCGGCAACATGCGCGAGCGGATCCGCCGCGCCGGCCACACCGTCGTCGGCTACGACCGCAACCCCGACGTCTCCGACGTGGGCAGCCTGGCCGAACTGGTCGAGCGCCTCGACGGCCCGCGCACGGTCTGGGTGATGGTCCCGGCCGGCGGCCCCACCCAGTCCGTCGTCGACGAGCTGGCGGAGCTGCTGTCGCCCGGCGACACCGTCGTCGACGGCGGCAACTCCCGCTGGACGGACGACGAGAAGCACGCGGCCGAGCTGGGCGCCAAGGGCATCGGGTTCGTCGACGCCGGTGTCTCCGGGGGCGTGTGGGGCCTGGAGAACGGTTACGCCCTGATGGTCGGCGGCGACAAGGAGCACGTCGAGCGGCTCCAGCCGATCTTCGAGGCGCTCAAGCCGGAGGGGCCGTACGGCTACGTCCACGCCGGCAAGGTCGGGGCCGGGCACTTCTCCAAGATGGTCCACAACGGCATCGAGTACGCCATGATGCAGGCGTACGCCGAGGGCTGGGAGCTGCTGGAGAAGGTCGACTCGGTGACGGACGTCCGCGAGGTGTTCCGCTCCTGGCAGGACGGGACCGTCATCCGCTCCTGGCTGCTGGACCTCGCCGTCAACGCGCTCGACCAGGACGAGCACCTGGAGAAGCTGCGCGGCTATGCCGAGGACTCGGGTGAGGGGCGGTGGACGGTGGAGGCCGCCATCGACAACTCCGTGCCGCTGCCGGCGATCACCGCGTCACTGTTCACGCGGTTCGCGTCGCGCCAGGACGACTCCCCACAGATGAAGATGATCGCCGCGCTGCGTAACCAGTTCGGCGGGCACGCGGTCGAGTCGACGAAGTAG
- a CDS encoding pentapeptide repeat-containing protein, translated as MMINDLTVAERRVWDAFPLGAAVDFGTMEVTTAEDAAAGAGWGPERTVRARVLRALLLTAPQEEGEVAALKIAGARITGRLELKYATVGSVVRLSECHFDEVPDFSGAQFTYLNLTKSVLPGLRSARVRVDGGLRLTGCRFRGPVKLTGAQISGTLFMERAEFTAADDEPALRLNQAEIGEELCAPGLRADGEVRLGGAHVAGTVDLRHARLHRPGGTALAAETLATESDVVLRHADVRGRIELRGARVGGQLDLAYARLSNPGAMALRVSSSVISELWLRDGPPMEGVLNMRRAQIEVLVLEPDMLPEKVLLNSLTYTSLIPHEPAQRRLPMLERDAESYLPYSYEQLTAAYRRIGDDDAARRVQLAKQRRHRATLRWHGRLWGYAQDATVGYGFRPLRAAVWLLSLMAVGSVAYAVHPPSPLKADEAPVFNSVFYTLDLLLPIIDFGQERAYAPEGPTQWLSYVLIITGWILATTVVTGVTRTVSRQ; from the coding sequence ATGATGATCAACGATCTGACGGTGGCCGAGCGCCGGGTGTGGGACGCCTTTCCGCTGGGCGCGGCGGTGGACTTCGGGACCATGGAGGTCACGACCGCCGAGGACGCGGCGGCCGGCGCCGGGTGGGGCCCGGAGCGGACCGTACGGGCCCGGGTGCTAAGGGCGTTGCTGCTCACCGCGCCCCAGGAGGAGGGCGAGGTGGCCGCCCTCAAGATCGCGGGCGCCCGGATCACCGGCAGACTGGAGCTGAAGTACGCGACGGTCGGCAGTGTGGTGCGCCTGAGCGAGTGCCACTTCGACGAGGTTCCCGACTTCTCGGGCGCACAGTTCACCTACCTCAATCTAACCAAGTCCGTGCTGCCAGGCCTGCGTTCGGCGAGGGTGCGGGTCGACGGCGGGCTGCGGTTGACGGGCTGTCGGTTCCGGGGACCGGTGAAGCTGACCGGGGCGCAGATCTCCGGAACGCTGTTCATGGAGCGGGCCGAGTTCACCGCGGCGGACGACGAGCCCGCACTGCGGCTCAACCAGGCGGAGATCGGGGAGGAGTTGTGCGCCCCCGGGCTGCGCGCGGACGGCGAGGTCCGGCTCGGCGGCGCCCATGTCGCCGGCACCGTCGACCTCAGGCACGCACGGCTGCACCGGCCCGGCGGCACCGCCCTCGCCGCGGAGACACTGGCCACCGAGTCCGATGTCGTGCTGCGGCACGCGGACGTACGCGGCCGGATCGAGCTGCGCGGGGCCCGGGTGGGCGGCCAGCTGGACCTGGCGTACGCGCGGCTGTCGAATCCCGGCGCCATGGCGCTGCGGGTGAGCAGTTCCGTCATCAGCGAACTGTGGCTGCGCGACGGTCCTCCGATGGAGGGCGTCCTCAACATGCGCCGCGCCCAGATAGAGGTACTGGTCCTGGAGCCGGACATGCTGCCGGAGAAGGTGCTCCTGAACAGCCTCACCTACACCTCCCTCATCCCGCACGAGCCCGCCCAGCGGCGGTTGCCCATGCTGGAACGGGACGCGGAGAGCTATCTGCCGTACTCCTACGAGCAGTTGACCGCCGCGTACCGCAGGATCGGCGACGACGACGCGGCCCGGCGCGTCCAGCTCGCCAAGCAACGCCGCCATCGCGCCACGCTCCGGTGGCACGGGCGGCTCTGGGGCTACGCCCAGGACGCCACGGTCGGCTACGGCTTCCGTCCGCTGCGTGCGGCCGTCTGGCTGCTGTCGCTGATGGCGGTGGGCTCGGTGGCGTACGCGGTGCACCCGCCGAGCCCGCTCAAGGCGGACGAGGCTCCGGTCTTCAACTCGGTCTTCTACACCCTCGACCTGCTTCTGCCGATCATCGACTTCGGACAGGAGCGGGCGTACGCGCCCGAGGGCCCGACTCAGTGGCTGTCGTACGTCCTCATCATCACCGGCTGGATCCTGGCGACGACGGTCGTCACCGGTGTGACGCGTACCGTCAGCCGCCAGTAG
- a CDS encoding bifunctional sugar phosphate isomerase/epimerase/4-hydroxyphenylpyruvate dioxygenase family protein — protein MRTSIATVSLSGSLTEKLTAAARAGFDGVEIFENDLLASPLAPEEVRARCADLGLSIDLYQPMRDIEAVPAEVFDRNLRRARHKFELMGRLGVDTVLVCSSVHPLAEDDDALAAYHLRQLADLAKEFGIRVAYEALAWGRHVSTYDHAWRIVEAADHPALGTCLDSFHILARGSDPKGIEDIPGEKIFFLQLADAPLMALDVLQWSRHYRCFPGQGGFDVTGLVRHVRAAGYDGPLSLEVFNDVFRQAEAGPTAVDAHRSLLMLQEAAGIAALPERVVPTGVAFAELVTPDAEPVGALLGALGFARTARHRSKPVDLWQQGEARVLVNTGPAARRDGTQLAAIGLESPDPAGAARRAESLFAPVLPRRRAAEDAALDAVAAPDGTELFFCATDRPELPSWTGDFRPVEHAGDAGHVHRVDHLALTQPWHQFDEAALFHRTVLGLHASDSVDVADPYGLFRSRPVTNEDGTVRIALSVGPAPTDDIARAQHIALTTDDVVAAARAFRAAGGRLLAVPANYYDDLAARFEFADGELETYRALGVLYDRDADGEFRHCYTETVGRVFFELVQRDGGYKGYGAQNAPVRLAAQHAQRPLR, from the coding sequence ATGCGTACCTCCATCGCCACCGTCTCCCTCAGCGGGTCCCTCACCGAGAAGCTCACCGCCGCCGCGCGGGCCGGCTTCGACGGGGTGGAGATCTTCGAGAACGATCTGCTGGCCAGCCCGCTCGCGCCCGAGGAGGTCCGGGCTCGCTGTGCGGATCTGGGGCTGAGCATCGATCTCTATCAGCCGATGCGGGACATCGAGGCCGTGCCGGCGGAGGTGTTCGACCGCAATCTGCGGCGGGCCCGGCACAAGTTCGAGCTGATGGGCCGCCTCGGTGTCGACACGGTGCTCGTCTGCTCCAGCGTCCATCCGCTCGCCGAGGACGACGACGCGCTCGCCGCGTACCATCTGCGTCAACTGGCCGATCTTGCAAAGGAGTTCGGGATTCGGGTCGCGTACGAGGCGCTGGCGTGGGGGCGGCACGTCAGTACGTACGACCATGCGTGGCGCATCGTCGAAGCGGCCGACCATCCCGCGCTCGGCACCTGCCTGGACAGCTTCCACATTCTCGCCCGCGGGTCCGACCCCAAGGGAATCGAGGACATCCCCGGCGAGAAGATCTTCTTCCTGCAGCTGGCGGACGCCCCGCTGATGGCGCTGGACGTGCTGCAGTGGAGCCGGCACTACCGGTGCTTCCCGGGACAGGGCGGCTTCGACGTCACCGGGCTGGTCAGGCATGTGAGGGCCGCCGGATACGACGGGCCGCTGTCGCTGGAGGTCTTCAACGACGTCTTCCGGCAGGCCGAGGCCGGGCCCACCGCCGTGGACGCCCACCGCTCGCTGCTGATGCTCCAGGAGGCGGCGGGCATCGCCGCGCTGCCGGAGCGGGTGGTGCCCACGGGGGTCGCCTTCGCCGAACTGGTCACGCCCGACGCCGAACCCGTGGGCGCGCTGCTCGGTGCGCTCGGCTTCGCGCGCACGGCCCGGCATCGGAGCAAGCCGGTGGACCTGTGGCAGCAGGGCGAGGCGCGGGTGCTGGTCAACACCGGGCCGGCCGCGCGGCGCGACGGCACCCAGCTCGCCGCGATCGGACTGGAGTCACCGGACCCGGCCGGCGCCGCCCGCCGGGCCGAGTCCCTGTTCGCGCCGGTGCTGCCGCGCCGCCGGGCCGCCGAGGACGCGGCGCTGGACGCGGTCGCCGCGCCCGACGGCACGGAACTCTTCTTCTGCGCCACCGACCGTCCCGAACTCCCCAGCTGGACCGGGGACTTCCGGCCCGTGGAACATGCGGGGGACGCGGGCCACGTCCACCGCGTCGACCACCTCGCGCTGACCCAGCCCTGGCATCAGTTCGACGAGGCCGCCCTCTTCCACCGCACGGTGCTCGGCCTCCATGCCAGCGACAGCGTCGATGTCGCCGACCCCTACGGCCTGTTCCGCAGCAGGCCGGTGACCAACGAGGACGGCACCGTCCGGATCGCCCTCAGCGTCGGTCCGGCTCCGACCGACGACATCGCACGCGCCCAGCACATCGCCCTGACCACGGACGACGTCGTCGCCGCGGCCCGTGCCTTCCGCGCGGCCGGGGGCCGGCTGCTGGCCGTCCCCGCGAACTACTACGACGACCTGGCCGCACGGTTCGAGTTCGCCGACGGCGAGCTCGAGACGTATCGCGCACTCGGCGTCCTCTACGACCGTGACGCGGACGGCGAGTTCCGCCACTGCTACACCGAGACCGTCGGCCGCGTCTTCTTCGAACTCGTCCAGCGGGACGGCGGGTACAAGGGCTACGGCGCGCAGAACGCGCCCGTGCGGCTCGCCGCCCAGCACGCCCAACGGCCGCTCAGGTAA
- the opcA gene encoding glucose-6-phosphate dehydrogenase assembly protein OpcA: MKFDLTDTTASKINKALVQGRRAIGTPAVGMVLTMVIVTDEENAYDSIKAAEEASHEHPSRTLVVIKRHARTPKDRTKSHLDAEVRVGADAGTGETVVLRTYGEVSDHADSVVLPLLLPDAPVVVWWPVDAPENPAKDPLGALAQRRITDMYAVETPLAALEQRVASYTPGDTDLAWTRLTPWRSMLAAALDQAKEPITTASVESEGDNPSAELLARWLEARLGVSVERVLTAGPVVTGVRLGTAKGEIVIDRPEGPLATLTLPGQPSRTLALKVRATSELIAEELRRLDADEMYAVALRGGEGAGEAATHD; the protein is encoded by the coding sequence ATGAAATTCGACCTGACTGACACCACGGCAAGCAAGATCAACAAGGCGCTGGTGCAGGGCCGCCGGGCCATCGGCACGCCCGCCGTGGGCATGGTCCTCACGATGGTGATCGTGACGGACGAGGAGAACGCGTACGACTCGATCAAGGCGGCCGAGGAGGCCTCGCACGAGCACCCCTCGCGCACCCTGGTCGTCATCAAGCGGCACGCCCGCACCCCGAAGGACCGCACCAAGTCGCACCTGGACGCCGAGGTGCGGGTCGGCGCGGACGCCGGCACCGGCGAGACGGTCGTCCTGCGGACGTACGGCGAGGTGTCCGACCACGCCGACTCGGTGGTCCTGCCACTGCTGCTGCCGGACGCGCCGGTGGTCGTCTGGTGGCCGGTGGACGCGCCGGAGAACCCGGCGAAGGACCCGCTGGGCGCGCTCGCCCAGCGCCGGATCACCGACATGTACGCCGTGGAGACCCCGCTCGCCGCGCTCGAACAGCGCGTCGCCTCCTACACCCCCGGCGACACCGACCTCGCCTGGACCCGGCTGACGCCGTGGCGTTCGATGCTCGCGGCCGCCCTCGACCAGGCCAAGGAGCCCATCACCACGGCGTCCGTGGAGAGCGAGGGCGACAACCCGAGCGCCGAACTGCTGGCCCGCTGGCTGGAGGCCCGTCTCGGTGTGTCCGTCGAGCGTGTGCTGACCGCCGGGCCGGTCGTGACAGGGGTGCGCCTCGGCACCGCGAAGGGCGAGATCGTCATCGACCGCCCCGAGGGCCCGCTCGCCACGCTCACCCTGCCGGGCCAGCCGTCCCGCACCCTCGCCCTGAAGGTGCGCGCCACCTCGGAGCTGATCGCCGAGGAGCTGCGGCGCCTCGACGCCGACGAGATGTACGCCGTCGCCCTGCGCGGCGGCGAGGGCGCCGGGGAGGCAGCCACCCATGACTGA
- the pgi gene encoding glucose-6-phosphate isomerase has translation MTDTPRLDRRPEWAELEDHRAGPMLQADLRELFATDPGRAERYVVRVGDLRIDYSKHLVTDETLALLQELATATDVFGLRDAMFRGERINVTEDRAVLHTALRAPRDTVVEVDGENVVPKVHAVLDRMAAFADRVRSGGWTGHTGSRIRNVVNIGIGGSDLGPAMAYEALRAYTDRSLTVRFVSNVDGADLHEAVRDLDPAETLFVVASKTFTTIETITNATSARSWLLAGLGGEEKAVARHFVALSTNAGKVTEFGIDPDNMFEFWDWVGGRYSFDSAIGLSLMIAIGPDRFREMLTGFRIVDEHFRTAPADANAPLILGLLGVWYGDFHNAQSHAVLPYSHYLSRFTAYLQQLDMESNGKHVGRDGLPVEWQTGPVVWGTPGTNGQHAYYQLLHQGTKVIPADLIGFARPVAELGPELAAQHDLLMANLFAQGQALAFGRTAEEVRAEGVPEEQVPHRVFRGNRPTTTILAPELTPSVLGQLIALYEHKVFVQGAIWNIDSFDQWGVELGKVLAKRVEPALAEGADVPGLDASTAALVAAYRTLRHVHDAQGAVN, from the coding sequence ATGACTGACACGCCCCGGCTCGACCGGCGCCCCGAGTGGGCGGAGTTGGAGGACCATCGCGCCGGCCCGATGCTCCAAGCGGACCTGCGCGAACTGTTCGCGACGGATCCCGGGCGGGCGGAACGGTACGTCGTCCGGGTCGGCGATCTGCGTATCGACTACTCCAAGCACCTGGTCACCGACGAGACCCTCGCCCTCCTCCAGGAACTGGCCACCGCCACCGATGTGTTCGGGCTGCGGGACGCCATGTTCCGGGGCGAGCGCATCAATGTGACGGAGGACCGGGCCGTCCTCCACACGGCGCTGCGGGCCCCGCGTGACACGGTCGTCGAGGTGGACGGCGAGAACGTGGTGCCGAAGGTGCACGCGGTGCTCGACAGGATGGCCGCGTTCGCCGACCGGGTCCGCTCCGGCGGCTGGACCGGCCACACCGGCAGCCGTATCCGCAACGTCGTCAACATCGGCATCGGCGGCTCCGACCTGGGCCCGGCGATGGCGTACGAGGCGCTGCGGGCGTACACGGACCGGTCGTTGACCGTGCGGTTCGTGTCCAACGTGGACGGCGCCGACCTGCACGAGGCGGTGCGGGACCTGGACCCGGCCGAGACGCTGTTCGTCGTCGCGTCCAAGACCTTCACCACGATCGAGACGATCACCAACGCCACCTCGGCGCGCTCCTGGCTGCTCGCCGGGCTCGGTGGCGAGGAGAAGGCGGTGGCGAGGCACTTCGTGGCGCTGTCGACGAACGCCGGGAAGGTCACCGAGTTCGGCATCGACCCGGACAACATGTTCGAGTTCTGGGACTGGGTCGGCGGACGGTACTCCTTCGACTCGGCGATCGGGCTGTCCCTGATGATCGCGATCGGCCCGGACCGCTTCCGGGAGATGCTGACCGGCTTCCGGATCGTGGACGAGCACTTCCGCACGGCCCCCGCCGACGCCAACGCCCCTTTGATCCTGGGCCTGTTGGGCGTCTGGTACGGCGACTTCCACAACGCCCAGTCGCACGCCGTGCTGCCGTACTCGCACTACCTCTCCAGGTTCACGGCCTACCTGCAGCAGCTGGACATGGAGTCCAACGGCAAGCACGTGGGCCGGGACGGGCTGCCGGTGGAGTGGCAGACCGGGCCGGTGGTGTGGGGGACACCGGGCACCAACGGGCAGCACGCGTACTACCAGTTGCTCCACCAGGGCACCAAGGTGATCCCGGCCGACCTCATCGGGTTCGCCCGGCCGGTCGCCGAGCTGGGCCCCGAACTCGCGGCGCAGCACGACCTGTTGATGGCCAACCTCTTCGCGCAGGGCCAGGCGCTGGCCTTCGGCAGGACCGCGGAGGAGGTGCGGGCCGAGGGAGTGCCGGAGGAACAGGTACCGCACCGCGTGTTCCGCGGCAACCGGCCGACGACGACGATCCTGGCGCCGGAGCTGACCCCGTCGGTGCTGGGTCAGCTGATCGCGCTGTACGAGCACAAGGTGTTCGTGCAGGGCGCGATCTGGAACATCGACTCCTTCGACCAGTGGGGCGTCGAGCTCGGCAAGGTCCTCGCCAAACGGGTGGAGCCCGCCCTGGCCGAGGGTGCCGACGTGCCCGGCCTCGACGCCTCGACGGCCGCTCTGGTGGCCGCCTACCGCACACTTCGACACGTTCATGACGCGCAGGGAGCAGTGAACTGA
- a CDS encoding phosphotransferase: MTVEGGAPDFPYGGEALIGGSVNAGAVFRRGAHVDRPAPAAAPALHAHLHALRRHGFDGAPLPVGLTPDGRERLTFVPGEVPLPPFPPWALTESALASVGTLLRDLHAASAALPVDTGAAWPRDLADPEGGTILCHNDVCPDNVVFRDGRAAALIDFDLAAPGRPLWDVAMTARYWVPMLDPESAAALYPGGALDAPRRLRVLADSYGLRAPDRAALPDVIEQATEACRAFVAARVAEGDPVYRRVLAERGGWTRWDRVRTWLTTHRDTFTTALLP; encoded by the coding sequence ATGACTGTCGAGGGTGGGGCGCCGGACTTTCCGTACGGCGGCGAAGCGCTCATCGGTGGCTCGGTGAACGCCGGTGCCGTCTTCCGGCGGGGCGCCCACGTCGACCGCCCCGCGCCGGCCGCCGCGCCCGCCCTCCACGCCCACCTCCACGCACTGCGCAGGCACGGCTTCGACGGGGCGCCGCTTCCCGTCGGCCTCACACCGGACGGCCGCGAGCGGCTGACCTTCGTCCCCGGCGAGGTGCCGCTGCCGCCGTTCCCGCCCTGGGCGCTGACGGAGAGCGCCCTCGCGTCCGTGGGGACTCTGCTGCGCGACCTGCACGCGGCGAGTGCGGCCCTCCCGGTCGACACCGGTGCCGCCTGGCCCCGGGACCTGGCCGACCCCGAGGGCGGAACGATCCTCTGCCACAACGACGTCTGCCCCGACAACGTCGTCTTCCGCGACGGCCGTGCCGCCGCCCTGATCGACTTCGATCTGGCGGCCCCGGGCCGCCCACTCTGGGACGTGGCCATGACGGCCCGCTACTGGGTCCCCATGCTCGACCCCGAGTCGGCGGCCGCCCTCTACCCGGGCGGTGCCCTGGACGCGCCCCGGCGCCTGCGCGTCCTCGCCGACAGCTACGGCCTCCGCGCACCCGATCGCGCGGCCCTGCCCGACGTCATCGAGCAGGCCACGGAGGCCTGCCGGGCCTTTGTGGCCGCGCGAGTCGCCGAAGGCGACCCCGTCTACCGCCGGGTCCTCGCGGAACGGGGCGGCTGGACTCGCTGGGATCGCGTCCGAACCTGGCTGACGACCCACAGGGACACCTTCACCACCGCCCTGCTGCCCTGA